CCCATCGTGGCGCGGAGAGTCCCCTGTGGCGCGTGCGGTCCCCTGGCTGGCGTCTGCTGCCCTGGGCCGACAGCTCTTCTCGGCCATAGCGTGGTGATCGTTCCCACAGGGTGCGCACAGCGCCGGGGGCAAGGAGCGGAGCCCCCCCACGGGGGTGGGGGGCTCGGAATCCGCGATGCGGGCGCATGTCGTAGTCGCTGACGGCACTGCCCCGTAATTCGCTCGCGCCCGCGGCCACTGCCGTCTTACGGTGGAGGTCGCCGGGTGGAGCAGGTCGGCAGCTCGCTGGGCTCATAACCCAGAGGTCGCGGGTTCAAATCCCGCCCCGGCCACTGAAGTGACGGGCCCGTCGCGCGACATGCGCGACGGGCCCGTTTCGCGTAGCGCAGAGCTGGAGTCGGCTGGGCTCAGGGCTCAGGCGATTCCCACGGTGTACGCGGCCCGGTAGCCGTCGCCGTCAGGCGAGGGGGCCAGTGTCATGGCGGCCCCGGAGGACCTGTAGCGGCTGTCCCGTTGGTTGGGGTGCTCCGGTGCGGGGCGCCGCGAGTACGGCCGGCGCGCGTACACCTTCACCAGGAAGCCCTCGGGGAAGAAGAACTGAGAGGTCGTCTCGGTACGGGTGTCGGGGTGCACCTTGAAGTGGATGTGCGGCGCCAACCCCGCGTACCACCCGGGCACGATCGTTCGGAACACGCAGCGGCCGGTGCCATCGGTGACCTGCGAGCCGCGCAGGAAGGTGGCCGTGCCGGTGGAGTAGTCGCCCGAGGCGTCGGCGTGCCACACGTCGACGGTGGCCTCCGCGATCGGCCGGCAGCCCGCGGAGACCCGGACCACCGTTAGGTCCAGCCGCAACGGCACCCCGCCCCGGCCCTCGGTGATGTCAGACCGGACCCGGTCCAGGTCCAGGTAGTACGGGCCCGCGCCCGCTTCCGTGGTCAGGACGCAGGCCGGGGTGCTGCCGGTGCCCGAGGGCCGGGGTGGCGAGGCCGACGGCTGGCCGGCCGCACCCCGGGTCGCGACGGGGCCTGAGCAGGCCGCGGTCAGTGCGGCGGCCCCGGCCGATCCGGCGGCCAGCAGCACGGTACGACGGCTGGTCCGGGAGGTGTCGTTCTCGGCCATGCGAACCCCTCACAGGTGCCCTCGGGCGCCGCCACGCGCGGACGGCTGCACGTTGGGCCCCACCGTGCCGGACGGCATGCTTCCGGTCCGTCACCGACACACCCGGACTTACTAGTTCCGATTCCCGCGCGCGGGCCCTCGGCCTCTCCGCGGTCCGCTGCCCTGTGGCCGGGACGGAACTTCCTCGAAGATGGGCGAACGTTCACTGGGCCGGACCGGGCCCGTTTCGTAGGAGAGGAGGACGAGTATGCGCCGTGGCCGCCCGAGCGAGGGGCAATTGAGGGCCAACTTCGAGTCCGCGCTGGCGGGTGCCCTGGAGGGGCGTGGCGTGCGTACGGAGACAGGGCTCGATCAGCAGGCGGAGAAGGCGCTGTGGGCCATCATCCGAGCCCGTCCGGACGTCCCCGACGAGCTGGTCGCCGCGGCTCGTCAGGCGTTCGCCGGGCAGCTGGACGGCAGCAACGCGGTCCAGCGGCGTGCGGAGATGGCCCGCCGTCTCGCGGACCGCGCGTCGCGCGGGAACCCGACGCCCGGGCGACCGGACACACCCTGAGCCCTGAGCCCTGAGCCCTGAGCTGCACGAGCCGTCGCCGCGGACTCCGCCGCATTTCCTGAGCGCGGCAGCGGCCGCAGACGGCGGAAGGGCCGGCTCGACGCTCTCGCTGTCGAGCCGGCCCTTCCGCCGGTACGTCCCTCCGGCGTGCCGAGCGTTCCGCTCGACCGGCCCGGCTAGTCCGTGCCGGACTCCATCGCCGCGCGGTCCAGCATCTCCTCGTCCTCGGAGACCTCGCCGCGGGACGCGATGGCCTCGGCGCCGCCCTCGGGCATGCTGCCGATCAGCCCGGTCGCGGCCGCCTGCGCGGCGCCCACGGTCGGGTGGCCGGTGCCGATCAGGCCGAGCCCGACGTACTGCTCCAGCTTGGCGCGCGAGTCGGCGATGTCGAGGTTGCGCATGGTGAGCTGGCCGATCCGGTCCACCGGGCCGAACGCCGAGTCCTCGGTGCGCTCCATGGACAGCTTGTCCGGGTGGTAGCTGAACGCCGGGCCCGTGGTGTTGAGGATCGAGTAGTCCTCACCGCGCCGCAGTCGCAGCGTCACCTCGCCGGTGACGGCCGCGCCGACCCAGCGCTGGAGCGACTCGCGGACCATCAGCGCCTGCGGGTCCAGCCAGCGGCCCTCGTACATCAGCCGGCCGAGGCGCCGGCCCTCGTTGTGGTAGTGCGCGAGGGTGTCCTCGTTGTGGATCGCGTTGACCAGACGCTCGTAGACCGCGTGCAGCAGGGCCAGGCCGGGCGCCTCGTAGATGCCGCGGCTCTTGGCCTCGATGATCCGGTTCTCGATCTGGTCCGACATGCCCATGCCGTGGCGGCCGCCGATCGCGTTGGCCTCCATCACGAGGTCGACGGGGGAGGCGAACTCCTTGCCGTTGATCGTGACGGGGCGGCCCTGGTCGAAGCCGATCGTGACGTCCTCGGTGGCGATCTCGACCGAGGGGTCCCAGAACCGCACGCCCATGATCGGCTCGACCGTCTCCACGCCGGTGTCGAGGTGCTCCAGGGTCTTGGCCTCGTGGGTGGCGCCCCAGATGTTGGCGTCGGTGGAGTACGCCTTCTCCGTGCTGTCGCGGTACGGGAGGTCGTGGGCCAGGAGCCACTCCGACATCTCCTTGCGGCCGCCGAGCTCGGTCACGAAGTCCGCGTCCAGCCAGGGCTTGTAGATCCGCAGGTGCGGGTTGGCGAGCAGACCGTAACGGTAGAACCGCTCGATGTCGTTGCCCTTGAAGGTCGAGCCGTCGCCCCAGATCTGGACGTTGTCCTCGAGCATCGCCCGGACCAGGAGGGTGCCCGTGACGGCGCGGCCGAGCGGAGTGGTGTTGAAGTAGGCGCGCCCGCCCGAGCGGATGTGGAACGCCCCGCAGGTGAGCGCGGCCAGACCCTCCTCGACCAGCGCCGCGCGGCAGTCGACCAGGCGCGCGATCTCGGCGCCGTAGGCCTTCGCACGGCCGGGCACCGAGGCGATGTCGGGCTCGTCGTACTGGCCGATGTCGGCGGTGTACGTGCACGGGACGGCGCCCTTGTCGCGCATCCACGCGACCGCGACGGACGTGTCGAGGCCGCCCGAGAAGGCGATGCCGACGCGTTCGCCGGCGGGAAGGGAGGTGAGGACCTTAGACATAGGAAGAGTATGCAACGTTTCGCATGATCATGCAAAGTCTGGCGCCGGCGGCCACGTCGTGAAGCCGGAGCGTCACTGGCGCAGCCGCTCGGCGAACGCTCGGGCGGCGGCCAGGTCGGCGGTGTCCGGCCGCTGCTTGTTGATGCCGCCGACGAGCTTGAAGGGCGCCCAGGTGTCGAAGGCCCGGCACGAGAAGCTCCCGGTCACCTCGAAGCCCT
This genomic window from Streptomyces sp. NBC_01351 contains:
- a CDS encoding dioxygenase family protein translates to MAENDTSRTSRRTVLLAAGSAGAAALTAACSGPVATRGAAGQPSASPPRPSGTGSTPACVLTTEAGAGPYYLDLDRVRSDITEGRGGVPLRLDLTVVRVSAGCRPIAEATVDVWHADASGDYSTGTATFLRGSQVTDGTGRCVFRTIVPGWYAGLAPHIHFKVHPDTRTETTSQFFFPEGFLVKVYARRPYSRRPAPEHPNQRDSRYRSSGAAMTLAPSPDGDGYRAAYTVGIA
- the argG gene encoding argininosuccinate synthase; its protein translation is MSKVLTSLPAGERVGIAFSGGLDTSVAVAWMRDKGAVPCTYTADIGQYDEPDIASVPGRAKAYGAEIARLVDCRAALVEEGLAALTCGAFHIRSGGRAYFNTTPLGRAVTGTLLVRAMLEDNVQIWGDGSTFKGNDIERFYRYGLLANPHLRIYKPWLDADFVTELGGRKEMSEWLLAHDLPYRDSTEKAYSTDANIWGATHEAKTLEHLDTGVETVEPIMGVRFWDPSVEIATEDVTIGFDQGRPVTINGKEFASPVDLVMEANAIGGRHGMGMSDQIENRIIEAKSRGIYEAPGLALLHAVYERLVNAIHNEDTLAHYHNEGRRLGRLMYEGRWLDPQALMVRESLQRWVGAAVTGEVTLRLRRGEDYSILNTTGPAFSYHPDKLSMERTEDSAFGPVDRIGQLTMRNLDIADSRAKLEQYVGLGLIGTGHPTVGAAQAAATGLIGSMPEGGAEAIASRGEVSEDEEMLDRAAMESGTD